A genomic stretch from Thermonema lapsum includes:
- a CDS encoding DUF7948 domain-containing protein: MSVYLRLLACLLLIVKSLPGQTQDASRPAFVRNLGQWPAPVLYRAELSGGFLFVYADSLQFSWYDAAFLASLKHSKQHGQLAPQQAMRVHSYVIRFKGANHTQPSCAPDSRQLPVKYYLSASDPTGTTSVQRIESSACAVLHFTNLYDRIDLRLFINEEGHVKYEFWVHPGANPNDIRLEYAYTQGLRITEQGHLAIKTIFGEVLELAPVVYQIKGERKQKIKARYALKKNTLKFLLEDYDPTATVVIDPELVFSTYSGAVSDNWGNTATFDEEGYLYSGGTAYGRNFPNPPGIFTIGPGGTSANFPLITDVVIFKYNPTGTRLEYIVLIGGSGSEVPHSLVVDNNRDLVILGTTSSTNFPTTDGSSFHGGVPVNSVLGNSYANGSDIFVMKLAFDGSLKASTLIGGTDNDGIKLYQAGTFIHNYGDEFRGDIYADANNNLYIASTTRSSTIAGVSGSLSGTQDGLLLKLNANLQLIWGRYIGGSGVDLALSVREAPNGDLYVGGGTNSPNLPNTANAYLSAPQGSDDGFVARFSPDGTWLQTTYLGTSAADMVFFVDTDAEGKVYAFGQTYGNYPISPGVYAVPNSGQFIHKLEADLRSSIWSTTVGSGDGAPDISLTAFSVVTENNCGNIYFAGWGGAINRAVNGGINNNASSDTRNLPTTFDAFRRTTVNGNDFYIAVLEKDAKSLLYATFFGEDSPNERGDHVDGGTSRFSKSGTIYHAVCASCGGTNGFPVTEGAWSANNNSYNCNNAVFKFTLDLEAAFEIKNPNLGFSVVNSGERVCARRLFFDYKAIGAETFVWDIYDNLGNKIFSQSSEADFFYEFTKEGVYTVNLTVINFSSCAKVARASQTFQIAFPPFTVSDDVSICYGDTVQLQAAGADTYEWAPAGSLSDPFVSNPLAFPTQTTTYYVLMRDRAGCEYRDSVRVTVLPFEPVSIEVETVPSCAATNGIRLKAVGGLESYTYEWHMGDGTVLEGATPEVYFYTKGGTYDVVLLVNTGDCIAKLKQQVQIEEKPLPPNVITPNGDGINDVLVLPETGSQLRVVNRWGKTVYESTDYRNDWGGDSLPSGVYFFHVVTPSGRDCRGWLHLLR; the protein is encoded by the coding sequence ATGTCTGTTTACTTACGCCTTCTTGCCTGCTTGTTGCTTATTGTGAAGTCGTTGCCGGGACAGACACAGGATGCATCTCGCCCGGCTTTTGTGCGCAATCTGGGGCAGTGGCCCGCACCGGTGCTTTATAGAGCGGAGCTTTCCGGGGGCTTTCTTTTTGTTTATGCCGACAGCCTGCAATTTTCATGGTATGATGCAGCCTTTCTTGCTTCGCTCAAACATAGCAAGCAGCACGGACAACTAGCGCCACAGCAAGCCATGCGGGTGCATAGTTATGTAATTCGTTTTAAAGGTGCAAATCACACACAGCCGTCTTGTGCCCCGGACAGCAGACAGCTGCCGGTGAAATACTATTTGTCTGCAAGCGACCCAACAGGAACCACCTCTGTGCAGCGTATAGAAAGCAGTGCTTGTGCTGTTTTGCACTTTACTAATCTGTATGACCGCATAGATTTGCGTTTGTTTATAAACGAGGAGGGGCATGTAAAGTATGAATTTTGGGTGCATCCGGGGGCAAACCCCAACGACATACGCTTGGAATACGCTTATACACAAGGGCTGCGCATCACCGAGCAGGGGCACTTGGCAATAAAAACCATCTTTGGCGAAGTATTGGAATTAGCTCCTGTAGTATATCAAATAAAAGGAGAACGAAAGCAAAAAATCAAAGCTCGTTATGCCTTGAAAAAAAATACATTGAAGTTTTTACTTGAAGACTATGACCCCACAGCGACCGTGGTCATAGACCCCGAGCTAGTCTTTTCTACTTATTCCGGTGCGGTATCTGACAACTGGGGCAATACTGCCACTTTCGATGAAGAGGGGTACTTATATTCGGGGGGGACTGCCTATGGGCGTAATTTCCCAAATCCCCCGGGTATCTTTACCATCGGTCCGGGGGGAACTTCCGCCAACTTCCCTTTGATTACCGATGTGGTGATTTTTAAATATAACCCTACGGGCACGCGGCTTGAATACATCGTCCTGATAGGGGGCAGTGGTTCAGAGGTACCTCATAGTTTGGTAGTTGACAACAACCGCGATTTGGTTATACTGGGCACCACAAGTTCTACCAACTTTCCCACTACCGATGGCTCTTCGTTTCATGGAGGGGTACCTGTGAATAGCGTGTTGGGCAATAGCTATGCCAACGGCAGTGATATTTTTGTCATGAAACTGGCTTTCGACGGCTCCTTGAAAGCTTCTACTTTGATTGGAGGCACGGACAACGACGGTATCAAACTCTACCAAGCCGGCACTTTCATTCATAACTACGGCGACGAGTTTCGAGGCGATATTTATGCCGACGCCAACAACAATTTATACATCGCTTCAACCACACGCTCGAGCACCATTGCGGGGGTGAGCGGTTCTCTTAGCGGTACGCAAGACGGGCTGTTGTTGAAGCTGAATGCCAACCTTCAGCTCATCTGGGGGCGATACATTGGAGGTAGTGGGGTTGATTTGGCTTTGTCGGTACGTGAAGCACCTAACGGCGATTTGTATGTGGGAGGGGGGACAAACAGCCCCAATTTGCCCAATACCGCCAATGCTTATTTGTCAGCCCCACAGGGAAGCGACGATGGTTTTGTAGCGCGTTTTTCGCCCGATGGCACTTGGTTACAAACTACCTACTTGGGTACCTCTGCTGCTGACATGGTCTTTTTTGTGGATACCGATGCCGAAGGCAAGGTGTATGCATTTGGGCAGACCTATGGAAACTATCCGATATCGCCGGGTGTATATGCCGTACCTAACAGCGGACAGTTTATTCATAAGTTAGAGGCTGATTTGCGTTCTTCGATATGGAGTACCACGGTGGGGTCAGGTGATGGCGCTCCAGATATTTCGCTGACAGCTTTTTCGGTAGTAACCGAAAATAATTGTGGCAACATCTATTTCGCCGGTTGGGGGGGAGCCATCAACCGGGCAGTCAACGGAGGCATCAACAACAATGCCTCTAGCGATACAAGGAATTTGCCCACTACTTTCGATGCTTTCCGGCGAACGACCGTCAACGGCAACGACTTTTATATTGCAGTGCTGGAGAAAGATGCTAAAAGCTTGCTTTATGCTACTTTCTTTGGAGAAGATAGCCCCAATGAGCGGGGCGACCATGTGGACGGAGGCACCAGCCGCTTTAGTAAGAGTGGCACCATTTATCATGCTGTTTGTGCTTCTTGTGGGGGCACCAACGGCTTCCCTGTAACCGAAGGGGCGTGGTCTGCCAACAACAACTCTTACAATTGCAACAATGCAGTGTTTAAATTTACACTCGACCTTGAAGCTGCTTTTGAAATAAAAAATCCTAACTTAGGTTTTAGTGTGGTAAATAGTGGGGAGCGCGTGTGTGCCCGTCGCTTGTTTTTCGACTACAAGGCTATTGGCGCAGAGACTTTCGTTTGGGATATCTACGACAATTTAGGCAATAAAATATTCAGCCAAAGTAGCGAAGCGGACTTTTTCTATGAATTTACCAAAGAAGGGGTATATACCGTCAATCTGACGGTGATTAACTTCTCTTCTTGTGCCAAGGTGGCACGTGCTTCTCAAACGTTTCAAATCGCTTTTCCTCCTTTTACCGTAAGCGATGACGTAAGCATTTGTTATGGTGATACGGTGCAGTTGCAGGCTGCAGGTGCCGATACTTATGAGTGGGCACCTGCCGGCAGTTTGTCTGACCCTTTTGTATCCAATCCCTTGGCATTTCCTACGCAAACTACTACCTACTACGTACTGATGCGGGACAGAGCCGGCTGTGAGTATCGCGACAGTGTTCGGGTAACGGTTTTGCCTTTTGAGCCGGTGAGTATAGAAGTGGAAACCGTACCTTCTTGTGCTGCTACCAACGGCATCCGTCTGAAAGCGGTGGGCGGTTTAGAAAGCTATACCTATGAATGGCACATGGGCGATGGTACGGTCTTGGAAGGTGCTACGCCAGAAGTTTATTTTTATACCAAAGGAGGGACTTACGATGTGGTGTTGCTGGTGAACACCGGCGATTGCATTGCAAAACTGAAACAACAAGTGCAGATAGAAGAAAAGCCCTTACCGCCTAATGTGATTACCCCTAATGGAGATGGCATCAACGATGTACTGGTGTTGCCGGAGACGGGGAGCCAGCTCCGGGTAGTCAATCGTTGGGGCAAGACCGTATATGAAAGCACCGATTACCGCAACGATTGGGGCGGCGACTCATTGCCTTCCGGTGTGTATTTCTTCCATGTGGTAACCCCAAGTGGAAGAGACTGCCGTGGCTGGTTGCATCTGCTGCGCTAA
- a CDS encoding YqgE/AlgH family protein: protein MSKSKPKSGSILIAKPFLGDPNFERTVVLICEYQEHGTFGLVLNQTTHLHLSDVLDDIYAGDIPLFIGGPVEQNTLHFVHRMGALIPGSIQLQEGLYWGGDFDVVKSLLNTGQLPVQNIRFFLGYSGWSPGQLDAEIERDTWIVTECNTTVLFDTQPGDLWRTILRDMGGEYRVIANYPIDPRLN, encoded by the coding sequence ATGTCTAAATCGAAACCAAAAAGTGGCAGCATACTGATAGCCAAACCATTCTTGGGAGACCCTAATTTTGAACGCACTGTAGTACTCATTTGTGAATATCAAGAGCACGGCACCTTTGGTTTGGTGCTCAACCAAACCACCCATCTACATTTAAGTGATGTGTTGGATGACATTTATGCTGGCGATATTCCTCTTTTTATCGGTGGTCCGGTAGAGCAAAACACCTTACACTTCGTGCACCGAATGGGGGCACTTATTCCCGGCTCCATACAACTGCAGGAAGGGCTCTATTGGGGTGGCGATTTCGACGTGGTTAAAAGCCTACTCAATACTGGTCAATTACCTGTCCAAAACATACGCTTCTTTTTGGGGTATTCGGGCTGGTCGCCGGGTCAGCTCGATGCTGAAATAGAACGAGACACATGGATAGTAACCGAGTGCAATACCACTGTACTGTTTGACACCCAGCCCGGCGACTTGTGGCGTACCATCTTACGCGACATGGGTGGCGAATACCGCGTCATTGCGAACTATCCGATTGACCCTCGTCTAAACTGA
- a CDS encoding winged helix-turn-helix domain-containing protein: MKEILPHIDKLLENKYRLAIMAALMKKPGLTFNEIKDALGLTDGNLSSNTILLEERGYIETDKRFVGRRPLTTYRLTNKGYKAFAKHCEQLAKVISGQFSLDEGQSDSSQ; this comes from the coding sequence ATGAAAGAAATACTTCCTCATATTGACAAGCTGCTAGAAAACAAGTACCGTTTGGCAATCATGGCAGCACTTATGAAAAAGCCAGGGCTTACTTTCAACGAAATAAAAGATGCTTTAGGGCTGACAGACGGCAATTTGTCGAGCAATACCATTCTGCTGGAAGAAAGAGGATATATTGAAACAGACAAGCGCTTCGTGGGGCGGCGCCCGCTTACCACTTATCGTCTTACCAATAAAGGTTACAAGGCTTTTGCCAAGCACTGTGAACAGCTGGCAAAGGTCATCAGTGGGCAATTCAGTTTAGACGAGGGTCAATCGGATAGTTCGCAATGA
- a CDS encoding DNA/RNA non-specific endonuclease: MRRRKNTNLLNQLLWRLLRAPRFWGFFIILLLMLYIFMPHEKVGRLLMPFTANDWAKSLYAVKYEYFPNSDAPPLSGLLQAESSVIQKEEKPTVVDRELAAANEEKSWVLDESFAFPASTVPCTVVRHKAFALCYDEEHELARWVAYRLDYEELEGNLERLNNFAPDPAVPTGTAHPSDYSRTGYDRGHLAAAADFEFDRQAYEESFLMSNIAPQTPELNRGVWRELEEQCRRWVRRDKSLYIVTGPILGKRPRKIGKRTKISVPEAFYKVILDMREPEIKAIAFIMPNSKNLKDDFMDYVVSIDEVEAQTGLDFFPELSKNPALEQRLEGELHPELWRRKYRKKQ, translated from the coding sequence ATGAGAAGAAGAAAGAATACTAATCTGTTGAATCAATTGTTGTGGCGTTTGTTACGTGCCCCTCGTTTTTGGGGCTTTTTTATCATCCTCTTGCTTATGCTCTATATCTTCATGCCCCACGAAAAAGTAGGGCGCTTGTTAATGCCTTTTACCGCTAATGACTGGGCGAAATCACTCTATGCTGTCAAGTACGAATATTTCCCCAATTCGGATGCGCCTCCTTTAAGTGGCTTGTTGCAAGCAGAAAGCAGCGTAATACAGAAAGAAGAAAAACCGACTGTGGTCGACAGAGAGCTCGCGGCGGCAAATGAAGAAAAAAGTTGGGTGCTTGATGAATCCTTTGCATTTCCTGCCTCTACTGTTCCCTGCACAGTGGTGCGTCATAAAGCCTTTGCACTATGCTATGATGAAGAACATGAGTTGGCACGCTGGGTAGCGTACCGTCTAGACTATGAAGAGCTGGAAGGCAATTTAGAGCGCTTGAATAACTTTGCCCCTGACCCGGCAGTACCTACAGGTACCGCCCATCCCTCTGACTACTCACGCACTGGCTACGATAGAGGGCATTTAGCCGCCGCCGCCGATTTCGAATTTGACCGCCAGGCTTACGAAGAAAGCTTCCTTATGAGCAACATAGCGCCACAAACTCCTGAGCTGAATCGCGGGGTATGGCGTGAGCTGGAAGAGCAGTGCCGCCGTTGGGTGCGCCGCGACAAATCTCTTTACATCGTTACAGGTCCTATCCTCGGCAAACGCCCTCGCAAGATAGGGAAGCGAACAAAAATCTCTGTGCCTGAGGCTTTCTATAAGGTAATTTTGGATATGCGCGAACCAGAAATAAAAGCCATTGCTTTCATTATGCCCAATAGTAAAAACCTGAAGGACGACTTTATGGATTATGTCGTGAGTATCGATGAAGTGGAAGCGCAAACTGGTTTGGACTTCTTTCCGGAGTTGAGCAAAAATCCTGCCCTTGAGCAACGCCTCGAAGGCGAGCTGCACCCCGAGCTATGGCGAAGAAAGTATAGAAAAAAACAGTAG
- a CDS encoding head GIN domain-containing protein: MSLLLWSVGTWAQEIATRTLSTFSQVEIDGDFKVVLRAGNKEEARIESRGIPLDDIKIYVKDNTLYIKRKTNLKHLTNDSNATITVTFSKFTNLKNSGSSDVLVESKLEGKSYFIENKGSGKVEASFLCERLSIRQIGSGDIVLRGSTDKLEIELRGSGNVEAYDLQADSANIRILGSGDAKVTVTDSIEAKITGSGDIYYKGGPERVQVQTLGSGTAKAVKE, translated from the coding sequence ATGAGCTTACTCCTTTGGAGTGTTGGCACTTGGGCACAAGAAATTGCCACGCGCACACTATCCACCTTCTCACAAGTAGAAATAGACGGCGATTTTAAAGTGGTGCTGCGTGCTGGAAATAAAGAAGAAGCCCGCATAGAGTCACGTGGCATTCCTTTGGATGACATCAAAATTTATGTAAAAGACAACACGCTGTATATCAAAAGAAAAACCAATCTTAAACACCTGACCAACGATTCCAATGCCACCATCACCGTCACTTTTAGCAAATTTACCAACTTAAAAAACAGCGGTAGCTCTGATGTATTGGTAGAAAGTAAACTGGAAGGCAAAAGCTACTTCATAGAGAATAAGGGCAGCGGCAAAGTAGAAGCCTCCTTCTTGTGTGAAAGGCTTAGCATCAGGCAAATAGGCAGTGGCGATATTGTATTGCGTGGCAGTACTGACAAGCTAGAGATAGAACTACGGGGTTCCGGTAATGTAGAAGCCTATGACTTGCAAGCAGACTCTGCCAATATCCGTATCCTTGGCAGTGGCGATGCTAAGGTAACGGTTACCGACAGCATAGAGGCTAAAATTACTGGTTCAGGAGACATCTACTACAAAGGAGGTCCCGAACGTGTACAAGTGCAAACTTTAGGCTCAGGCACTGCCAAAGCCGTAAAAGAATAA
- a CDS encoding DUF4197 domain-containing protein: MQRNILHTLLFLACLWGMSDCATLQGINTQIDGLGKIGQQPLTEQEIAAGLKEALEVGISKGVEQLMKENGYYGNPSIKILLPPEAREVESVIERHVPQGKELIDRVVLKMNRAAEEAAQQAKPIFVNAIRQMTITDARNILFGSQDAATQYLKAKTYDGLFEAYYPQIKDAMEKVGAQQAWQALAQPYNKLAASPLGSTVGASKKVPEDVSRYVTERALYGLFLKVAEEELKIREQATARITPLLQKVFGELDKR, encoded by the coding sequence ATGCAACGAAATATATTACACACTCTGCTGTTTTTAGCATGCCTTTGGGGCATGAGCGATTGCGCTACTTTGCAAGGAATCAATACTCAAATAGATGGCTTGGGAAAGATAGGGCAGCAACCATTGACCGAGCAGGAAATTGCTGCCGGCTTAAAAGAGGCTTTGGAAGTGGGAATATCGAAGGGAGTAGAACAACTCATGAAAGAAAACGGCTATTATGGCAACCCATCTATAAAGATTTTATTGCCTCCAGAAGCTCGAGAAGTGGAGTCTGTCATTGAGCGGCATGTGCCGCAAGGCAAAGAGCTCATTGATAGGGTAGTCTTGAAGATGAACCGTGCTGCCGAAGAAGCTGCCCAGCAGGCGAAACCTATTTTTGTGAATGCTATCAGGCAGATGACCATCACAGATGCGCGTAACATCTTGTTTGGCAGCCAAGATGCGGCAACCCAGTACCTGAAAGCCAAAACCTATGACGGTTTATTTGAGGCTTACTATCCTCAAATAAAAGACGCAATGGAAAAAGTAGGTGCACAACAGGCATGGCAGGCGTTGGCGCAGCCCTACAACAAGTTGGCAGCGTCGCCTTTGGGCAGCACCGTGGGCGCTTCGAAAAAAGTACCTGAGGACGTATCGCGCTACGTTACGGAGCGGGCACTGTACGGTTTATTTTTGAAGGTGGCAGAAGAAGAATTAAAAATAAGAGAGCAGGCGACAGCTCGTATTACGCCGCTGCTGCAAAAAGTATTCGGAGAACTGGATAAGCGCTAA
- a CDS encoding PAS domain S-box protein, with product MQEQSTIHVADVRDGTQQKPKKKSISYYFRIDFETIQGRLTAGFLSMALISFVLIQGANYRWRQQIENRNTLLYKLYPLEIHALRLLDEVREAENVFEKALLFDNKDYLREFENRWQGRVLPVAEALKKTATNIQDGEVKTLANSISDVLLKHMKQEYERIREIYERKEDLQGITSIRSYLQEEVQNRIVPLSARFKETVERLLREKQALVASYESAYLSLDRWRPWVIVLEFAIAVAVAATIGSLLIISILVRIRTLRDQILTLAKGDLPPPLPESKDELNTLIRALNQVVEGLSKIKTFAQEVGSGRFDTDISVFEREGDLGRSLEEMKQQLKLVYEEEQKRAWASEGLAQFSRILRENQDDLEALSRRFVSNLSRYVGVEQVGIFLLEEAQDGEPLLQLKGAFAYSKHKAIHKEIAIGEGLVGQVFLEAKSLHITELPEDYLKVVTGMGAAPPRELFLVPLVYNEECFGVIEVASLHHIPEYKVKFIEEVAKVLASTVSSVRAGERTRLLLEESRRKTEEILEQEALLRQNAEELRAAQEELESRLNRTRRELHQMQLIMDSIADVVMVYDERGGIRMVNRAVEDTFGYLQSDLISSSIRMLINAPIEELKEVEYITSRDGERLMLSKYKVFKATRRDGIEVEVQMAYQAIDMERERLYVATIRPL from the coding sequence ATGCAAGAACAAAGTACTATACATGTAGCGGATGTGCGTGATGGCACCCAGCAAAAGCCTAAGAAAAAATCAATATCGTATTACTTTCGTATTGATTTTGAGACTATTCAAGGGCGTTTGACGGCTGGCTTTTTGTCCATGGCGCTCATATCTTTTGTTTTGATTCAAGGAGCCAACTATCGGTGGAGGCAGCAGATAGAAAACCGCAATACGCTGCTCTACAAACTATACCCGCTCGAAATCCACGCCTTGCGCCTGCTCGATGAAGTGCGGGAAGCTGAAAATGTCTTCGAAAAAGCCTTGCTATTTGACAATAAAGACTATCTCAGGGAGTTTGAGAACCGTTGGCAGGGGAGGGTATTGCCTGTTGCTGAGGCACTCAAAAAGACTGCCACCAATATCCAAGATGGAGAAGTAAAGACACTTGCCAATAGCATTAGCGATGTGTTGCTCAAACACATGAAGCAAGAGTATGAGCGCATACGCGAAATTTACGAGCGCAAGGAAGACCTGCAGGGCATCACAAGCATACGAAGCTATTTGCAGGAAGAAGTACAAAACAGAATAGTACCTTTAAGTGCACGCTTCAAGGAAACAGTAGAACGTCTGTTGCGAGAAAAACAGGCTCTGGTAGCCAGCTATGAGAGCGCCTACCTTTCACTTGACCGTTGGCGCCCTTGGGTCATTGTTCTGGAATTTGCCATTGCCGTGGCGGTAGCTGCCACCATAGGTTCGCTTTTGATTATTAGTATTTTAGTTCGTATTCGCACACTGAGAGACCAGATTCTTACACTTGCCAAAGGCGACTTACCGCCTCCGTTGCCGGAAAGCAAAGACGAATTGAATACCCTGATTCGTGCATTGAACCAAGTAGTGGAGGGGCTTTCTAAAATCAAAACCTTTGCTCAGGAAGTAGGTAGCGGGCGCTTCGATACCGATATATCGGTATTCGAACGGGAAGGAGACTTGGGGCGCTCGCTCGAAGAAATGAAACAGCAACTCAAGCTGGTGTATGAAGAGGAGCAAAAACGGGCTTGGGCAAGTGAAGGCTTGGCGCAGTTTTCGCGTATCTTGCGGGAAAATCAAGATGACCTCGAAGCGCTCTCCCGTCGTTTTGTGTCTAATCTGTCGCGCTATGTCGGTGTAGAACAAGTAGGTATTTTCCTATTGGAGGAAGCACAAGATGGGGAACCGCTCTTGCAGCTCAAAGGCGCTTTTGCATACAGCAAACATAAGGCAATACATAAAGAAATAGCCATAGGAGAAGGGCTGGTAGGGCAGGTGTTTCTTGAAGCAAAGTCATTACATATAACTGAATTACCTGAGGATTACTTAAAAGTAGTAACTGGTATGGGCGCAGCACCACCCCGTGAGCTATTTCTTGTGCCCTTGGTATATAACGAAGAGTGTTTTGGTGTGATAGAAGTTGCCTCTTTGCACCACATACCAGAATATAAAGTGAAGTTTATAGAAGAAGTAGCTAAAGTATTGGCTTCTACGGTTTCTTCGGTAAGAGCCGGGGAGCGTACTCGCTTATTGTTAGAAGAGTCGCGCCGCAAGACCGAAGAGATTCTCGAGCAGGAAGCCTTATTGCGCCAAAATGCTGAGGAGTTGCGTGCTGCTCAAGAAGAACTTGAAAGCCGCTTGAATCGCACGCGTCGCGAGCTGCACCAGATGCAATTGATTATGGATAGTATTGCCGATGTGGTGATGGTTTATGACGAAAGAGGGGGCATTCGTATGGTGAACCGTGCCGTGGAGGATACCTTTGGTTACCTTCAAAGCGACCTCATCAGCAGCAGCATACGCATGCTTATCAATGCGCCTATAGAAGAACTAAAAGAAGTGGAATACATTACCAGTCGCGACGGAGAGCGTTTGATGCTCTCAAAATACAAGGTGTTTAAAGCTACCCGTCGCGATGGCATCGAAGTGGAAGTGCAGATGGCATACCAAGCTATAGATATGGAACGGGAGCGCCTGTATGTAGCTACTATTCGTCCTTTGTAA
- a CDS encoding TrmH family RNA methyltransferase, producing the protein MPYPLIQSAQNPKIKRLYQLHKSHARKQEGLILIEGKKEISLALQAGIQLESLFFYPRYTPESWIESLPLDKQKVRIFEVSEEAMQKIAYRPESGVVATAPPPVRRLDDLQLPSNPLLIVVEAIEKPGNLGAILRTADAASVDALIVCDPQTDLFNPNVIRSSLGCIFTVPTICAPSETVIAWLKKRGVCIYTAALNASIPYHTADFTRPSALVFGTEATGLSDTWLQAADQNIIIPMSGYIDSLNVSNACAIITFEAKRQRGFKR; encoded by the coding sequence ATGCCCTATCCATTGATTCAATCGGCACAAAATCCAAAAATCAAACGGCTTTACCAATTACATAAAAGCCATGCACGCAAGCAAGAAGGGTTAATTTTAATAGAAGGAAAAAAAGAAATCAGCTTAGCACTGCAGGCAGGCATACAGCTGGAGAGCCTGTTTTTTTACCCACGTTATACGCCGGAAAGCTGGATAGAGAGCCTCCCTCTCGACAAACAGAAAGTACGCATCTTTGAGGTAAGCGAAGAGGCAATGCAAAAGATAGCCTATCGCCCCGAGTCAGGGGTAGTTGCTACGGCGCCTCCGCCTGTGCGTCGTCTTGACGACCTACAGCTGCCCTCCAATCCCTTATTGATAGTAGTAGAAGCAATAGAAAAGCCCGGCAACTTAGGTGCCATCCTGCGCACTGCCGATGCCGCCTCTGTAGATGCCTTGATTGTATGCGACCCTCAAACCGACCTTTTCAATCCTAATGTAATCCGCTCCAGTTTGGGCTGTATTTTCACAGTACCCACCATCTGTGCTCCCAGCGAAACGGTCATTGCTTGGCTCAAAAAAAGAGGCGTATGCATCTACACAGCCGCACTGAATGCCTCCATACCCTACCATACTGCTGATTTTACCCGACCTTCAGCGCTGGTGTTCGGCACAGAAGCCACAGGGCTGAGTGACACATGGTTGCAAGCTGCCGACCAAAACATCATCATTCCCATGAGTGGCTACATAGATTCACTCAATGTGTCGAATGCCTGTGCTATCATAACATTTGAAGCCAAGCGTCAGCGAGGATTCAAGCGTTGA
- a CDS encoding 4'-phosphopantetheinyl transferase family protein, which translates to MEIIWVHKPTEHIQSTLIGLARLTDTLSTAGLPASDLQYVESIEHPVRRSEAIGVRLLLRYLLEEHWHMPYTGTLRRGKQPLLNGYPSVGVSFSHAYPYVAVALSAHFREVGIDIERPRPQLLRVAPRIFAEQEMLWAGNDLEKLGILWAAKEALFKAYAEGKLIYRTELLVEPAPQDAFLIGWVRKEKIPLLSFELRVHRLPDALLCVWTNQRLNPR; encoded by the coding sequence TTGGAAATTATCTGGGTACATAAACCCACAGAACACATTCAAAGCACACTGATTGGGCTTGCCCGCCTGACTGACACCCTCAGTACGGCGGGCTTGCCTGCTTCAGATTTGCAATACGTAGAAAGCATCGAGCATCCTGTGCGTCGCAGCGAAGCCATTGGAGTACGCCTGTTGTTGCGCTACTTGCTTGAGGAGCATTGGCATATGCCCTACACCGGAACGCTACGACGGGGAAAACAGCCACTGCTGAATGGTTATCCTTCCGTGGGTGTTTCTTTTAGCCATGCTTATCCCTATGTGGCAGTGGCGCTATCGGCTCACTTCCGGGAGGTAGGTATCGACATTGAGCGCCCCCGCCCACAATTGTTGCGCGTGGCACCCCGTATTTTTGCCGAACAAGAAATGCTGTGGGCTGGCAATGACCTTGAAAAGCTGGGCATCTTATGGGCTGCCAAAGAAGCACTTTTTAAAGCATATGCAGAAGGAAAGCTTATCTACCGCACCGAGCTGCTCGTGGAGCCGGCACCACAAGACGCTTTTTTGATTGGTTGGGTGCGCAAAGAGAAAATCCCCCTGCTGTCGTTTGAGCTGAGGGTGCACCGGTTGCCAGATGCCCTCTTGTGTGTGTGGACCAATCAACGCTTGAATCCTCGCTGA